The genomic segment GCGCAGGCCGTGGTCGACGCCGACCACCTCTGAGGCCCGGGCCCGTCGAACTCCACGCATCTGACGCTCGACGGCGGGAGAAGAGGCCTGCCAAGGTCATGACGTGCGGTCACGGCACAGGAAAGCACGGTGCGTCGTCACGGCGGAGCGTGCACTACGGCAGTTCGAATCCCAGCTCCCGGGCGGCTTCCTCGGGGGTCGGCCCCGACCAGCGCTCCGCCACGGCCTCGTTGGTCGACAGCGACCGTGACAGGGCCACGTCGAGGTAGAGCCTGCCGTCGAGGTGGTCGGTCTCGTGCTGCACGATGCGCGCCGGCCAGCCGGTGAACACCTCGTCGATCGCCTTGCCGGTCCCGTCCTGCGCGCGCAGCCGCACCCGTGCGTGGCGGGCCACCACGGCCTGCCAGCCGGGCACGCTCAGGCAGCCCTCGAAGAACGCGGCCCGGACATCGCCCTCGGGCTCGTAACGGGGGTTGACCAGCACCCGGAAGGGCAGGGGGGTGCGTCCGCGTGCCTCCAGGACGTCCCGCGCTCCGACCGCCTGGTCCTCCAGCACCGCGACACGGAGGGGGATTCCGACCTGCGGCGCGGCCAGCCCCACGCCCGGGGCGGCGTGCATCGTCCCGCGCAGCGCGGCCAGGAACCGGTGGAACAGAGCGTCGTCGAGCTGCCCGTCGTACGGCTCCGCGACGCCCCGCAGGACGGGATCTCCCGCGGCGACGATGGGCAGCGGGCCACCGGTCGCCAGGAGTTCCTCGACGCGCTCGGCCAGGGACATGCGTGTCTTCGAGTCGGTCATGGGAGCAGCTTGCCAGCCGCCCCGGGATACGTACGAATCGCGCGGACGGGCCGTCGGCCCCTCTCCGTCGGGGCCACCGGGGCACCGGAGGCTTCGTCGCGCCGCTCGGACCGCGGTGACCGCCCGGGCCGCACGGAGCCGGGCCGGGGCGCAACCACTCTTCCTGTCGCACCGGATCTTCGGCGCGCACTTCCGCCACACGGACGGGCGCGCCGAAGACCACGGGATTCACCGACAGAGGCGTATCCGAACCCCTGAACCGCGGCAGCGCTGCGGCATTTACAGGGCATTTCTCCACGCGTGAGAGGTGCT from the Streptomyces sp. NBC_01335 genome contains:
- a CDS encoding peptide deformylase, which encodes MTDSKTRMSLAERVEELLATGGPLPIVAAGDPVLRGVAEPYDGQLDDALFHRFLAALRGTMHAAPGVGLAAPQVGIPLRVAVLEDQAVGARDVLEARGRTPLPFRVLVNPRYEPEGDVRAAFFEGCLSVPGWQAVVARHARVRLRAQDGTGKAIDEVFTGWPARIVQHETDHLDGRLYLDVALSRSLSTNEAVAERWSGPTPEEAARELGFELP